GTGAGGTCATCGCACTGAGCGAAACGGTTGCGGTCGGCCTCGAGCGCTGTCAGGGCTGTTTCGACCCGATCGAGGGAGAGACGTGTTCAACCTGCGGACTCAAGGGACGCGAGACGGCCAACTGGCAGGAGGACGACGGAACCCTTGCGTTCGAGCGGCTGTTCGCGACGATCAACGAGCGGCTCCAGGGTGCCTCCGAGACGACCGAAACGTTGACCGACCGAACGACGGCACTGGCTGAGCAGCTCACAGCGGCGTAACGGCAACGTGACGGTCGAGTACGCCGCTGTCAGCGTCTGCGACGGGGACGACTACGTGTCGCGTGGCCGTCAGGAGTCCGATTCCTGACTCGAGTTGAAGTTTGCGATCGTTTCTTCGGTCACCCCACCTCGTGAGAAGAGCGTAACGATGTCGTCGGGGCGGATTTCCGTGTCACCGTGGGGCGTGAGCACGGTATCGTCCCGTTCGATGGCGATAACGAGCGTGTCATCGGTGAGCGCGTCGCAGCGGGCCGCCTCCTGAATGCTCATTCCGGCGGCCGGCGCATCCCGATCGACGGTCACTTCGGCGACTTCGGCATCACCGGAAAGACTGATGAAGTCAGTGAGGATGGCGTTCTTCGTCTCGTCGGTGGGTCCGTACGGCGAGTACGCGCATGTCGTCTCGGTCTGGACGAGGACCTCGTCCTCGATCTCGACGCCGAGATCCGAAAGCGACCGCGCGATCCGCCGCAGATCCTCGGTGTCCTTTCCGACCGCGAGCACGTGCAGATTCCGCCGGCCGGTCATCAACTCCCGAACGTTGGTAACCCCCGGGATGATCTGTGCCTGCCGCGCGACCGATTCTCGCTCCGAGACGGGCGCGTTACACATGAAGAGGTTCGTGAGATGCCCCTCTGCCCGTTCGAAATCGATGCTGGCGTGGTAGCCGGTGATCACGCCCTGTTCCTCGAGTTGTGCGATACGGTTTCGGATCGTTCCGGGAGAGACGTGTACCTCCTCCGCAATCGTCGGAGCCGAGGTGTTTCGAGCGTTGCTCATGAGCGCGTGTATGATTCGACGATCGATCTCGTCGAGTCGATAGTCCATACTGGCTCTGTCGTCCGTCGGCTACTATATGCTGCGTTGATCGATTGCATAATAATCATTTACCTGTCGTCTTTCAGGTGTAAGTAATTTCATGCCCGTAGAATCCGTTATCATCAATAATACCGGGTACTTTATGGCGCTGTCAGGGAAAGAGCCGCGCAAATGATCGAGACCGCGATCCGACGAGGGCAACCG
This genomic stretch from Natrinema sp. SYSU A 869 harbors:
- a CDS encoding Lrp/AsnC family transcriptional regulator, whose product is MDYRLDEIDRRIIHALMSNARNTSAPTIAEEVHVSPGTIRNRIAQLEEQGVITGYHASIDFERAEGHLTNLFMCNAPVSERESVARQAQIIPGVTNVRELMTGRRNLHVLAVGKDTEDLRRIARSLSDLGVEIEDEVLVQTETTCAYSPYGPTDETKNAILTDFISLSGDAEVAEVTVDRDAPAAGMSIQEAARCDALTDDTLVIAIERDDTVLTPHGDTEIRPDDIVTLFSRGGVTEETIANFNSSQESDS